From Enhydrobacter sp., the proteins below share one genomic window:
- a CDS encoding OsmC family protein, with translation MAHARASIGTTNYATSIVTGRHKLAADEGPGLGGRDSGPAPYDLLTSALGACTVITLRMYAERKQWPVTAVHADVTFARAGDKAHIDRVLTIDGAIDEQQKKRMADIAERTPVTLTLKGGIDIRTTLA, from the coding sequence ATGGCGCACGCGCGGGCAAGCATCGGCACGACCAACTACGCAACGTCCATCGTCACGGGCCGTCACAAGCTCGCCGCCGACGAAGGACCGGGCCTCGGCGGTCGGGATAGCGGCCCCGCCCCCTACGACCTGCTGACGTCCGCGCTCGGCGCCTGTACCGTCATCACGCTCCGCATGTATGCCGAGCGCAAGCAGTGGCCGGTGACGGCGGTGCACGCCGACGTGACCTTCGCCCGCGCCGGCGACAAGGCGCACATCGACCGCGTCCTGACCATCGATGGCGCGATCGACGAGCAACAGAAGAAGCGCATGGCCGACATCGCCGAGCGCACGCCCGTGACGCTGACACTCAAGGGCGGCATCGACATCCGCACCACCCTCGCCTGA
- a CDS encoding disulfide bond formation protein B, which translates to MSLLERLPLPSQLGLLAVLGSGALLGGAYYFQYVVGLAPCEMCYWQRWPHMVVVAAGLLAAAAFARPRLALVLVLTAITALLVTAVLGAFHVGVEYGWWKGPQACSANVPRGLSAEQLKRHLFGAPLVRCDQTAWSMWGISMAGWNALLSLALAFVLSSGVANWVRSRR; encoded by the coding sequence ATGTCCCTGCTCGAGCGCCTGCCCCTCCCCAGCCAACTCGGCCTGCTGGCCGTGCTGGGCAGCGGCGCGCTGCTGGGCGGCGCCTATTACTTCCAGTACGTGGTCGGCTTGGCGCCGTGCGAGATGTGCTACTGGCAGCGCTGGCCGCACATGGTGGTGGTCGCCGCCGGTTTGCTCGCCGCGGCCGCCTTCGCCCGGCCTCGGCTGGCGCTGGTCCTCGTGCTCACCGCGATCACGGCGCTGCTGGTCACCGCCGTGCTCGGCGCCTTCCATGTCGGGGTCGAGTACGGCTGGTGGAAGGGCCCGCAGGCCTGCTCCGCCAACGTGCCGCGCGGGCTGTCGGCCGAGCAGCTCAAGCGCCACCTGTTCGGCGCGCCGCTGGTGCGCTGCGACCAGACCGCCTGGTCGATGTGGGGCATCTCGATGGCGGGATGGAACGCGCTGCTGTCGCTGGCGTTGGCGTTCGTCCTGTCCTCGGGCGTGGCGAACTGGGTGAGGTCGCGTCGATGA
- a CDS encoding DedA family protein, translating to MLRRLYDWVIRLAGHPKAVPAMGVVSFAESSFFPIPPDVMLIPMVLANRSKAFTIATVCTVTSVLGGLFGYAIGYYFFETIGAWVVHAYHLEAGMEKFRQGFDEYGTWIILIKGLTPIPYKLVTIASGAAHFDLFTFVWASIVTRGARFFIVAALLWKYGEPIRSFIEERFTLVSWAFLIALVGGFVAVRYLF from the coding sequence ATGTTGCGTCGTCTCTATGACTGGGTGATCCGGCTGGCCGGGCATCCCAAGGCCGTGCCCGCCATGGGCGTCGTGTCGTTCGCGGAAAGCTCGTTCTTCCCGATCCCGCCCGACGTCATGCTGATCCCCATGGTCCTGGCCAACCGGTCCAAGGCCTTCACCATCGCCACCGTCTGCACGGTGACGTCGGTGCTGGGCGGCCTGTTCGGCTACGCCATCGGCTACTATTTCTTCGAGACGATCGGCGCCTGGGTGGTCCATGCCTACCACCTCGAGGCCGGCATGGAGAAGTTCCGCCAGGGCTTCGACGAGTACGGCACCTGGATCATATTGATCAAGGGGCTGACGCCGATCCCCTACAAGCTGGTGACCATCGCCTCGGGTGCCGCCCATTTCGACCTCTTCACGTTCGTGTGGGCGTCGATCGTGACGCGTGGCGCGCGCTTCTTCATCGTGGCAGCCTTGCTGTGGAAGTACGGCGAGCCGATCCGCAGCTTCATCGAGGAGCGCTTCACGCTGGTGAGCTGGGCGTTCCTGATCGCCCTGGTCGGCGGCTTCGTCGCGGTGCGCTACCTGTTCTGA
- a CDS encoding MFS transporter — MNRWLPWSLVALCFVLGVASRSISDTFVVFVPALQGAFDANRSSVTVIYSFALLVGGTAAPVAGWIVDRFGLRVLTVAGMTAATLATLGASQATAVWHLYIGLGIVMGFASASTAGVLSATLLGRWFPAHRLGVALGVAWSAAGMGAIVMLPLAQHLIETVGWREAYKVFAIVSAVFVPLLLLLPWRRIERGAPDLAPVRAAAGPGPTVGEAVREWHFWALTCSFGLTSVGIFALVPQAMVYLLERGIDGAYAARALAVAGFLTPLGMVGFSWLADRGGRNIAALLAYGCSIAGVGALALVRGPGDDLWLWLYVLLFGGSMGSRGPMISTLATLRYRGRHFGRIYGLISIGMGCGGFLGAWLGGLLHDFTGDYAAVMLLSVAALALAAAALGAEARARERVGRSL; from the coding sequence ATGAACCGCTGGCTGCCCTGGAGCCTCGTCGCGCTGTGCTTCGTGCTGGGCGTCGCGAGCCGTTCGATCAGCGACACCTTCGTCGTCTTCGTGCCGGCATTGCAGGGCGCGTTCGACGCCAATCGCAGCTCGGTGACGGTCATCTACAGCTTCGCCCTGCTGGTGGGCGGCACCGCCGCACCCGTCGCGGGCTGGATCGTCGACCGCTTCGGCCTGCGCGTTTTAACCGTGGCCGGCATGACGGCGGCGACGCTCGCCACGCTGGGCGCCTCGCAGGCGACCGCGGTCTGGCACCTCTATATCGGCCTCGGCATCGTCATGGGCTTCGCCAGCGCCTCGACCGCGGGCGTGCTGAGCGCCACCCTGCTCGGCCGCTGGTTTCCTGCGCACCGGCTCGGCGTGGCGCTCGGCGTGGCGTGGTCGGCTGCCGGCATGGGCGCCATCGTCATGCTGCCGCTTGCCCAGCATCTCATCGAGACCGTCGGCTGGCGCGAGGCCTACAAGGTCTTCGCCATCGTGAGCGCGGTGTTCGTGCCGCTGCTCCTGCTGCTGCCGTGGCGGCGAATCGAGCGCGGCGCGCCCGACCTCGCGCCGGTGCGCGCGGCGGCTGGGCCCGGGCCGACCGTCGGCGAGGCCGTGCGCGAATGGCACTTCTGGGCGCTCACCTGTTCCTTCGGCCTGACCTCGGTCGGAATCTTCGCGCTGGTGCCGCAGGCCATGGTCTACCTGCTCGAGCGCGGCATCGACGGCGCCTATGCGGCGCGCGCGCTCGCCGTCGCGGGCTTCCTGACGCCGCTCGGCATGGTCGGCTTCAGCTGGCTCGCCGATCGCGGCGGGCGCAACATCGCGGCATTGCTCGCCTACGGCTGCTCGATCGCCGGCGTCGGTGCGCTCGCCCTGGTGCGCGGGCCGGGCGACGATCTGTGGCTATGGCTCTACGTGCTGCTGTTCGGCGGCAGCATGGGCTCGCGCGGCCCGATGATCTCGACGCTCGCCACCCTGCGCTACCGCGGCCGGCATTTCGGCCGCATCTACGGCCTGATCAGCATCGGCATGGGCTGCGGCGGCTTCCTCGGCGCGTGGCTGGGCGGCCTGCTGCACGACTTCACCGGCGACTACGCCGCCGTCATGCTGCTGTCGGTCGCCGCGCTGGCGCTTGCCGCGGCGGCGCTCGGTGCGGAGGCGCGGGCGCGCGAACGCGTCGGCCGGAGTTTGTGA
- a CDS encoding ribonuclease activity regulator RraA — translation MKELSKDLREVLARVGTSTLTGVLNRRGLRSMTLFDVWPLRPEQPPMVGIAFTMRFIPSREDKDGPTSTNRSTVQPQAMEECPPGHVLMIDSRGDSRAASAGDLYIGRLKARGAAGIVTDGGFRDTNGVFKTGLPAYHRRPSSPPSPIVHRPVDLQLPIGCGGVAVYPGDIVVGDRDAVLVIPPDIVDAVAEEALKNYEYEEWAELEVRRGRSLKGLFPVAGDDAKRDYEEWKKKGGKK, via the coding sequence ATGAAGGAACTGTCGAAGGATCTTCGCGAGGTGCTGGCCAGGGTCGGCACCTCCACCCTGACCGGCGTGCTCAACCGGCGCGGATTGAGGAGCATGACGCTGTTCGACGTCTGGCCGCTCCGGCCCGAGCAGCCGCCGATGGTGGGCATCGCCTTCACCATGCGCTTCATCCCCTCGCGCGAGGACAAGGACGGCCCGACCTCGACCAATCGCAGCACCGTGCAGCCGCAGGCGATGGAGGAGTGCCCGCCCGGCCACGTGCTGATGATCGACTCGCGCGGCGATTCGCGGGCGGCCTCGGCGGGCGACCTCTATATCGGCAGGCTCAAGGCGCGCGGCGCGGCAGGCATCGTCACCGATGGCGGCTTCCGCGACACCAACGGCGTCTTCAAGACCGGGCTGCCGGCCTATCACCGCCGCCCCTCCTCGCCGCCCAGCCCGATCGTGCACCGGCCGGTCGATCTGCAGCTGCCGATCGGCTGCGGCGGCGTCGCCGTCTATCCGGGCGACATCGTGGTCGGCGATCGCGACGCCGTCCTCGTGATCCCACCCGACATCGTCGACGCCGTCGCCGAGGAGGCGCTCAAGAACTACGAATACGAGGAATGGGCCGAGCTCGAGGTCCGCAGGGGCCGCTCGCTCAAGGGGCTCTTCCCCGTCGCCGGCGACGACGCCAAGCGCGACTACGAGGAATGGAAGAAGAAGGGCGGCAAGAAATGA
- a CDS encoding transposase: MEHKGWHSRGYLPHFDSQDVVQSVTFRLANSLPEIALAKLRAADRAESLRDEMLDRGCGACWLKRDDIARLVEDAFLAFDASRYRLLAWTIMPNHVHVLLAPMPGVRLGAIVSSWKRFSAREANLRLGRTGAFWQHDYWDRFIRNDEHYAAVLHYVDFNPVKAGLVEAPQLWPWGSARLNK, translated from the coding sequence ATGGAACACAAAGGCTGGCACTCGCGGGGTTATCTCCCCCACTTCGACTCGCAAGACGTTGTCCAATCCGTCACGTTCCGGCTCGCCAACAGCTTGCCAGAGATCGCCTTGGCAAAGCTGCGAGCTGCCGATCGAGCCGAGAGCCTGAGAGACGAGATGCTTGATCGGGGCTGCGGCGCCTGCTGGCTGAAGCGCGACGACATCGCCCGGCTCGTGGAGGATGCCTTCCTGGCATTCGATGCTTCGCGATATCGCCTGCTGGCGTGGACCATCATGCCGAACCACGTCCACGTTCTCCTGGCGCCCATGCCAGGTGTCCGACTTGGCGCGATCGTCAGCTCGTGGAAGCGCTTCAGTGCCCGCGAGGCCAACCTGCGCCTTGGCCGGACGGGCGCGTTCTGGCAGCACGACTATTGGGATCGTTTCATCAGGAACGACGAGCACTATGCGGCCGTGCTGCACTATGTCGACTTCAATCCGGTCAAAGCCGGCTTGGTGGAAGCGCCTCAGCTTTGGCCGTGGGGAAGTGCTCGCCTGAACAAATGA
- the selD gene encoding selenide, water dikinase SelD, protein MQAAAPQLKDLVLVGGGHAHVHVLKSFAMKPMPGVRLTLIGRDIETPYSGMIPGFVAGHYTFDECHIDLARLCAWTGARLIHAEAVGLDRDNRQVLLGGRPPVSYDLLSLDVGAAPSLEAIPGAREHTTPVKPIAELGHRWLAFLDRVRDWRGPLRIVVVGGGAGGVELALAIDHRLREAAMAAAPSVTLATRDEILAGQANSARRVVRRLFGQRGIRLVENAATTQVEAGVMRLAGGATLDFDAAFIVTEASAATWFAGTGLALDGRGFFAIDATLRTSDPAVFAVGDCATSVAHPRPKAGVYAVRQGPPLADNLRRALLGQKPAPFTPQKHHLSILGAGDGRAVATRNGLSVEGAWVWRWKDHIDRKWMRMYRDPPDRRMAMPAPAAPDPRLADADAQRLLADIGMRCGGCGAKVGASVLARVLARLGPSPATGVTIGLDAPDDAAMIEVPAGQALVQSVDFFRTFIDDPFVFGEVAAVHALGDVWAMGARPHSALALAVVPAAAERLMEEDLFQMLAGARGILDRAGCALIGGHSGEGPEAALGFSVNGLVAPARALRKGGMRPGDKLVLTKPLGTGVIFAAAMRGQARGRWIAGALASMRLPSSAVAAALTEAGAHACTDVTGFGLAGHLAEMIRATGRGDEVSVDLHLDALPVLEGATALFVEGLASSLQPANLRARHLVDGMDKFAAHPKLPLVFDPQTAGGLLAAVPADVTVAGAIEGTIIGEVRARDDRRSFIHLV, encoded by the coding sequence ATGCAGGCTGCCGCGCCCCAATTGAAGGACCTCGTGCTGGTCGGCGGCGGGCATGCCCACGTCCATGTGCTGAAGAGCTTCGCCATGAAGCCGATGCCGGGCGTGCGCCTGACGCTGATCGGACGGGACATCGAGACGCCCTATTCCGGGATGATCCCGGGCTTCGTCGCCGGCCACTACACGTTCGACGAATGCCACATCGACCTGGCGCGGCTCTGCGCCTGGACCGGCGCGCGGCTGATCCATGCCGAGGCGGTCGGTCTCGACCGCGACAACCGCCAGGTGCTGCTCGGGGGACGCCCGCCGGTGTCCTATGACCTGTTGTCGCTCGACGTCGGCGCCGCGCCCAGCCTCGAGGCAATTCCCGGCGCACGGGAACACACCACGCCGGTCAAGCCCATCGCGGAACTGGGCCACCGCTGGCTCGCCTTCCTCGATCGGGTGCGCGACTGGCGGGGCCCGCTGCGCATCGTCGTGGTCGGCGGCGGCGCCGGCGGGGTCGAACTCGCGCTGGCGATCGACCACCGCCTGCGCGAGGCCGCAATGGCAGCGGCGCCGAGCGTCACCCTGGCGACGCGGGACGAGATCCTCGCCGGCCAGGCGAATTCGGCCCGCCGCGTCGTCCGTCGACTGTTCGGCCAACGCGGCATCCGGCTGGTCGAGAACGCGGCGACGACGCAGGTCGAGGCGGGGGTCATGCGTCTTGCCGGCGGCGCGACGCTCGACTTCGATGCCGCCTTCATCGTCACCGAGGCGAGCGCCGCGACGTGGTTCGCCGGCACCGGCCTCGCGCTCGACGGCCGCGGCTTCTTCGCCATCGATGCGACGCTGCGGACTTCCGACCCCGCCGTCTTCGCGGTCGGCGATTGCGCCACCAGCGTCGCGCACCCGCGCCCGAAGGCCGGCGTGTACGCCGTGCGCCAGGGCCCGCCGCTGGCCGACAATCTGCGCCGTGCCCTGCTCGGACAGAAGCCCGCACCCTTCACGCCGCAGAAGCACCATCTTTCCATCCTCGGCGCCGGCGACGGCCGCGCCGTGGCGACGCGCAACGGCCTGTCCGTCGAAGGCGCCTGGGTGTGGCGCTGGAAGGACCATATCGACCGCAAGTGGATGCGCATGTACCGCGATCCACCCGACCGCAGGATGGCGATGCCGGCACCCGCGGCGCCCGATCCGCGGCTGGCCGACGCCGACGCGCAGCGCCTCCTCGCCGACATCGGCATGCGCTGCGGCGGCTGCGGCGCCAAGGTCGGCGCTTCGGTGCTGGCGCGCGTGCTGGCGCGGCTCGGTCCGTCGCCGGCCACCGGGGTCACGATCGGGCTCGACGCGCCCGACGACGCGGCCATGATCGAGGTACCCGCGGGCCAGGCGCTGGTGCAGTCGGTCGATTTCTTCCGCACCTTCATCGACGATCCGTTCGTCTTCGGCGAGGTCGCGGCGGTCCATGCGCTGGGCGACGTGTGGGCGATGGGCGCGCGGCCGCACAGCGCGCTGGCGCTTGCCGTCGTGCCGGCCGCCGCCGAGCGCCTGATGGAGGAGGATCTTTTCCAGATGCTGGCCGGCGCACGCGGCATCCTCGACCGTGCCGGGTGCGCGCTGATCGGCGGCCATTCCGGTGAAGGCCCCGAAGCGGCGCTCGGCTTCTCGGTCAACGGCCTGGTCGCGCCGGCTCGCGCCCTGCGCAAGGGCGGGATGCGGCCGGGCGACAAGCTGGTGCTCACCAAGCCGCTCGGCACCGGCGTGATCTTCGCCGCCGCCATGCGCGGCCAGGCCCGCGGCCGATGGATCGCCGGGGCGCTGGCATCGATGCGCCTGCCCTCCTCCGCGGTCGCGGCGGCGCTGACGGAGGCCGGTGCCCATGCTTGCACCGACGTGACCGGCTTCGGGCTCGCCGGCCATCTCGCCGAAATGATCCGCGCCACCGGCCGCGGCGACGAGGTTTCGGTCGATCTCCATCTCGATGCGCTGCCCGTCCTGGAGGGGGCGACGGCGCTGTTCGTCGAGGGCCTCGCCAGTTCGCTGCAACCCGCGAATCTGCGGGCCCGCCATCTCGTCGACGGCATGGACAAGTTCGCGGCGCATCCCAAACTGCCCCTGGTGTTCGATCCCCAGACGGCGGGCGGCCTTCTCGCCGCCGTGCCGGCCGACGTCACCGTCGCCGGCGCCATCGAGGGAACCATCATCGGCGAGGTGCGGGCGCGCGACGACCGGCGTTCCTTCATCCACCTCGTCTGA
- a CDS encoding LLM class F420-dependent oxidoreductase: MQIGFNAPTAGPLSLLDPLARLCAGAEELGFDYATFSDHVVIPTTITSPYPYSATGEFTNAGAGERNETLIEMAFVAARTSRLRLVSSVMVVPHRPAVLAAKQLATIDVLSGGRVTLGVGAGWMKEEFEAIGAPPFEARGKVTDEYIAAFRELWTNDRPRFAGQFVRFDNIVFAPKPAQKNIPIWVGGESGPALRRTARLGDAWYPIPTNPAFPLDSLKRFGAAIDRLRKMTAEAGRDPKAVGVTMRFQRFGDTVPDRAGDGERRLFSGTTADLAKDIKAMEALGVGAIDMSFAGGTIPEILAEMKRFKSEVMARV, translated from the coding sequence ATGCAGATCGGCTTCAACGCACCGACGGCGGGCCCGCTGTCCCTGCTCGATCCCCTCGCCCGCCTGTGCGCCGGCGCCGAGGAGCTGGGCTTCGACTACGCCACCTTCAGCGACCACGTGGTGATCCCGACCACCATCACGTCGCCCTATCCCTACAGCGCCACCGGCGAGTTCACCAACGCCGGCGCCGGCGAGCGCAACGAAACGCTCATCGAGATGGCGTTCGTGGCGGCGCGCACGAGCCGGCTGCGCCTGGTCTCGTCGGTGATGGTGGTGCCACACCGCCCCGCCGTCCTGGCGGCCAAGCAACTCGCCACCATCGACGTGCTGTCGGGTGGGAGGGTCACGCTGGGCGTCGGTGCCGGCTGGATGAAGGAGGAGTTCGAGGCGATCGGCGCGCCGCCGTTCGAGGCGCGCGGCAAGGTGACCGACGAATACATCGCCGCCTTCCGCGAGCTGTGGACGAACGACAGGCCGCGCTTCGCCGGCCAATTCGTTCGCTTCGACAACATCGTCTTCGCGCCCAAGCCGGCCCAGAAGAACATCCCGATCTGGGTGGGCGGCGAGTCGGGGCCGGCGCTGCGCCGCACGGCGCGGCTCGGCGACGCCTGGTATCCGATCCCGACCAACCCCGCCTTCCCGCTCGACAGCCTCAAGCGCTTCGGCGCGGCGATCGACAGGCTGCGCAAGATGACCGCCGAGGCGGGCCGCGACCCGAAGGCGGTCGGCGTCACGATGCGCTTCCAGCGCTTCGGCGACACGGTGCCCGACAGGGCGGGCGACGGCGAGCGCCGGCTGTTCTCCGGCACGACGGCGGACCTCGCCAAGGACATCAAGGCCATGGAGGCGCTGGGCGTCGGCGCCATCGACATGAGCTTCGCCGGCGGCACGATCCCCGAGATCCTGGCCGAGATGAAGCGCTTCAAGAGCGAGGTGATGGCGCGGGTGTAG
- a CDS encoding HNH endonuclease, with amino-acid sequence MTPGLESCHALVLNADFRPLSYFPLSIWSWQDAVKAVFLDRVSVISEYERKIHSPSFEMRLPSVIALKEYVPTARRPAFTRFNVFLRDSFNCQYCGQDFATHELTFDHVVPKSRGGRTAWTNVVTACSPCNLLKGNRLLRESGMTVQRMPSEPTTQELQENGRAFPPGYLHESWRDFLYWDSELEQG; translated from the coding sequence GTGACGCCGGGTCTCGAGTCCTGCCACGCGCTGGTGCTCAACGCGGACTTCCGGCCGCTGTCGTATTTCCCCCTGTCGATCTGGTCGTGGCAGGACGCCGTCAAAGCGGTGTTCCTCGACCGCGTCAGCGTCATCTCCGAGTACGAGCGCAAGATCCACAGCCCTTCCTTCGAGATGCGGCTGCCGAGCGTCATCGCGCTCAAGGAGTACGTGCCGACGGCGCGGCGGCCGGCCTTCACGAGGTTCAACGTCTTCCTGCGCGACAGCTTCAACTGCCAGTATTGCGGGCAGGACTTCGCCACCCACGAGCTGACCTTCGACCACGTGGTGCCGAAGTCGCGCGGCGGCCGCACCGCCTGGACCAACGTCGTCACCGCCTGCAGCCCGTGCAACCTGCTCAAGGGCAATCGGCTGCTGCGCGAGAGCGGCATGACCGTCCAGCGCATGCCGAGCGAGCCGACGACGCAGGAGCTGCAGGAAAATGGCCGCGCCTTCCCACCCGGCTACCTGCACGAAAGCTGGCGCGACTTCCTCTATTGGGACAGCGAGCTGGAGCAGGGCTAG
- a CDS encoding DHA2 family efflux MFS transporter permease subunit, whose protein sequence is MGALSARQWLILLSVQFTTILFGLTATSVTVILPQLKGALSATQDQISWVLTFNLVATAIATPLTGWLAAKLGWRTLMVSSVAGFTVSSMMCGLVDSLETLLLWRVIQGAFGAPIFPMGQTILLASFHRSQHPFIIMMWGVGGVMGPIIGPTFGGLVSDMMSWRWTFFLILPLGVLAGSLAFAALSDEEKGRARRFDYTGFVFIAIAIGATQLLFDRGQRNDWFDSPETVVECCLAVLFFTMFAIHLATTREPLFDLATFRDRNFSIGIAVALIMGMLQYTPMVLFPPLLQELQGYPETMVGYLVASRGLGNLCSFFVVAQLTKFNPRLCLFLGLSIQAYAGLMMGAFDMQITVEDVMWSNVLHGFGFGLSYTPMAVLAFSTMPVRLLTQGNAIFALIRMLGSSVFVSLTLVVFAHSMAEANVNLASSITPFSRDLVVPWFSAFGHLGELHVQSRLAGEIHRQASMIGYINAFHLMTLVPLLTAPLAFLFVSRRTSER, encoded by the coding sequence ATGGGAGCCCTCTCCGCCCGACAATGGCTGATCCTGCTGTCGGTGCAGTTCACGACCATCCTGTTCGGCCTGACCGCGACCAGCGTCACGGTGATCCTGCCGCAGCTCAAGGGCGCGCTGTCGGCGACCCAGGACCAGATTTCCTGGGTGCTGACCTTCAACCTGGTGGCGACCGCGATCGCCACGCCGCTCACCGGCTGGCTGGCGGCCAAGCTGGGCTGGCGCACGCTGATGGTCTCGTCGGTCGCGGGCTTCACGGTTTCGTCGATGATGTGCGGCCTCGTCGATTCGCTCGAGACGCTGCTGCTGTGGCGGGTCATCCAGGGCGCCTTCGGCGCGCCGATCTTTCCGATGGGCCAGACCATCCTGCTGGCCAGCTTCCACCGCAGCCAGCACCCCTTCATCATCATGATGTGGGGTGTCGGCGGCGTCATGGGGCCGATCATCGGACCGACCTTCGGCGGCCTCGTCTCCGACATGATGAGCTGGCGCTGGACCTTCTTCCTCATCCTGCCGCTCGGCGTGCTCGCCGGATCGCTCGCCTTCGCCGCGCTCAGCGACGAGGAGAAGGGCCGCGCGCGGCGCTTCGACTACACCGGCTTCGTCTTCATCGCCATCGCCATCGGCGCGACACAGCTGCTGTTCGATCGCGGTCAGCGCAACGACTGGTTCGACTCGCCCGAGACGGTGGTGGAGTGCTGCCTGGCGGTGCTGTTCTTCACCATGTTCGCCATCCACCTCGCGACGACTCGCGAACCGCTGTTCGACCTCGCCACCTTCCGCGATCGCAACTTCTCCATCGGCATCGCGGTCGCGCTGATCATGGGCATGCTGCAGTACACGCCCATGGTGCTGTTCCCACCCCTGCTGCAGGAACTGCAGGGCTATCCCGAAACGATGGTCGGCTATCTGGTCGCGTCGCGAGGGCTCGGCAATCTCTGCTCGTTCTTCGTCGTCGCCCAGCTCACCAAGTTCAATCCGCGTCTCTGCCTGTTCCTCGGCCTGTCGATACAGGCCTACGCCGGGCTGATGATGGGCGCCTTCGACATGCAGATCACGGTCGAGGACGTGATGTGGAGCAACGTTCTGCACGGCTTCGGCTTTGGGCTCAGCTACACGCCGATGGCCGTGCTCGCTTTCTCGACCATGCCGGTGCGGCTGCTGACCCAGGGCAACGCCATCTTCGCGTTGATCCGCATGCTGGGCTCGAGCGTGTTCGTCTCTCTGACTCTCGTGGTGTTCGCCCATTCCATGGCCGAGGCCAACGTCAACCTCGCGAGCTCGATCACGCCGTTCTCGCGCGACCTGGTGGTGCCGTGGTTCTCCGCCTTCGGCCACCTCGGCGAACTGCACGTGCAGTCGCGG
- a CDS encoding demethoxyubiquinone hydroxylase family protein yields MITAGNRNPGDPDARQVVERVIRVDQAGEFGAVRIYEGQLAALRWTGRAKGTAGRKIAAMARAERAHRAEFDRLLVERRVRPTLLSPLWSVAGFALGAATALMGEKAAMACTVAVEETIDEHYAGQAARLGDDEAELRATVEKFRAEEIEHRDEALALGAEETPGYGMLTTAIKAGSRLAIWLSTRI; encoded by the coding sequence ATGATCACCGCCGGGAACCGCAATCCGGGCGATCCCGACGCCCGCCAGGTCGTCGAGCGCGTCATCCGCGTCGACCAGGCCGGCGAGTTCGGCGCCGTGCGCATCTACGAGGGCCAGCTCGCGGCGCTGCGCTGGACCGGCCGAGCCAAGGGCACCGCCGGCCGCAAGATCGCGGCGATGGCGCGCGCCGAACGGGCGCATCGCGCCGAGTTCGACCGGCTGTTGGTCGAGCGCCGCGTGCGCCCGACCCTGCTGTCGCCGCTGTGGAGCGTCGCGGGCTTCGCGCTCGGCGCGGCGACGGCCCTGATGGGCGAGAAGGCGGCGATGGCCTGCACGGTCGCGGTCGAGGAGACAATCGACGAGCACTATGCCGGCCAGGCCGCCCGGCTCGGCGACGACGAGGCCGAGCTGCGCGCCACGGTGGAGAAGTTCCGCGCCGAGGAGATCGAGCATCGCGACGAGGCGCTGGCCTTGGGCGCCGAGGAGACGCCCGGCTACGGGATGCTGACGACGGCGATCAAGGCGGGTTCGCGGCTCGCCATCTGGCTGTCGACGAGGATCTGA